A region from the Triplophysa rosa linkage group LG4, Trosa_1v2, whole genome shotgun sequence genome encodes:
- the tspan5b gene encoding tetraspanin-5 encodes MSGKHFNIHEVGCCIKYFIFGFNIIFWLLGVAFLSVALWAWSEKGVLSNISSITDLGGFDPVWLFLVVGGVMFVLGFAGCIGALRENSFLLKFFSVFLGIIFFLELTAGVLAFVFKDWIKDQLKFFINNNIRAYRDDIDLQNLIDFTQDYWECCGAFGPEDWNLNIYFNCTDTNLSREKCGVPFSCCTKDPAEDVINTQCGYDIRAKGDNEQKMFIYTKGCVPQFEKWLQENLTVVAGIFIGIALLQIFGICLAQNLLSDIEAVRESCLFT; translated from the exons ATGTCCGGAAAACATTTCAACATCCACGAGGTGGGCTGTTGCATTAAATACTTTATATTCGGatttaatatcatattttgG CTGCTGGGAGTGGCATTCCTGTCTGTGGCTCTGTGGGCCTGGAGTGAAAAG GGAGTTCTCTCCAACATATCCTCCATCACAGATCTGGGCGGGTTTGACCCGGTATGGCTGTTTCTGGTGGTGGGTGGGGTGATGTTCGTGCTAGGCTTCGCCGGATGCATCGGAGCGCTGCGTGAAAACTCCTTCCTTCTCAAGTTT TTTTCTGTGTTTCTTGGAATCATATTTTTCCTGGAACTGACGGCGGGTGTCTTGGCGTTCGTCTTTAAAGACTGGATCAAGGACCAGCTGAAGTTCTTCATCAACAACAATATCAGGGCCTACAGAGATGACATTGACCTGCAGAATCTCATCGACTTCACCCAAGATTAC TGGGAGTGTTGTGGGGCATTTGGACCAGAAGACTGGAATCTGAACATCTACTTCAATTGTACGGACACTAATCTGAGCAGAGAGAAATGTGGGGTTCCCTTTTCCTGCTGCACCAAGGATCCTGCT GAGGACGTGATCAACACGCAGTGTGGATATGACATTCGAGCGAAGGGT GACAATGAACAGAAGATGTTTATATACACAAAAGGATGTGTGCCTCAGTTTGAGAAATGGCTACAAGAGAATCTAACTGTAGTTGCTGGGATATTCATAGGTATCGCACTTCTCCAG ATATTTGGGATCTGTCTGGCTCAAAATCTTCTGAGTGACATTGAAGCGGTCAGAGAGAGCTG TTTGTTCACTTGA